A single genomic interval of Flavobacteriales bacterium harbors:
- a CDS encoding NAD-dependent epimerase/dehydratase family protein yields MNVILTGATGYVGEGVLLECLENPAVVQVLVVGRRSCGRSHAKLRELLVPDFLKLDAVKDQFTGYDGCFFCAGISSVGMNEADYTRATYDTTMAFAKAVRAGSPQATFIYVSGSGTDSTEKGRLMWARVKGRTENELSRLGFRQQFNFRPGIMTLSPGMKNPKWWMRALVPVFGLVMPWVTCSMKQVGLAMIHAVQRGYPKNVLEVKDIKALANA; encoded by the coding sequence ATGAACGTGATCCTCACCGGCGCCACCGGTTATGTGGGTGAAGGCGTGCTGCTCGAATGCCTCGAGAACCCCGCTGTGGTCCAGGTGCTCGTGGTGGGCCGCCGGAGCTGCGGTCGCAGCCATGCGAAGCTTAGGGAGCTGCTGGTGCCCGACTTCCTGAAGCTGGACGCGGTGAAGGACCAGTTCACCGGGTATGATGGCTGCTTCTTCTGTGCCGGCATCAGTTCGGTGGGCATGAACGAGGCGGACTACACGCGCGCCACCTACGATACCACCATGGCCTTCGCGAAGGCCGTGCGCGCGGGTTCACCCCAGGCCACCTTCATCTACGTTTCCGGCAGCGGCACGGACAGCACGGAGAAAGGACGCCTGATGTGGGCGCGGGTGAAGGGACGCACCGAGAACGAACTTTCGCGGCTCGGGTTCCGGCAGCAGTTCAACTTCCGTCCGGGCATCATGACGTTGAGCCCCGGCATGAAGAACCCGAAGTGGTGGATGCGCGCACTAGTACCGGTCTTCGGTCTGGTGATGCCCTGGGTGACCTGCAGCATGAAGCAGGTGGGCTTGGCCATGATCCACGCCGTGCAACGGGGCTATCCGAAGAACGTGCTGGAGGTGAAGGACATCAAGGCACTGGCGAACGCGTAG
- a CDS encoding heavy-metal-associated domain-containing protein produces the protein MKQLTTLLFAFCTLGLSAQTGAVSPPAKGKKTATIAIQSTGICDMCEKTIETELVYTKGVKKVDVDLSTAAVSVTYDPRKTDADKLRAALTKLGYSADGTPGDAAAFAKLPQCCQNEGCGKLPVKQSSFIGPCRRRCGHTT, from the coding sequence ATGAAACAGCTGACCACCCTGCTCTTTGCCTTTTGCACACTAGGCCTATCTGCACAAACCGGTGCAGTTTCCCCGCCCGCCAAAGGCAAGAAGACCGCCACCATCGCCATCCAGAGCACTGGCATCTGCGATATGTGCGAGAAGACCATCGAGACCGAACTCGTCTATACCAAGGGCGTGAAGAAGGTGGATGTGGACCTCAGCACCGCTGCCGTGAGCGTGACCTACGATCCGCGCAAGACCGACGCGGACAAATTGCGTGCAGCGCTCACCAAGCTGGGGTACTCCGCCGATGGCACACCCGGTGATGCAGCCGCCTTTGCCAAATTGCCCCAGTGCTGCCAGAATGAAGGCTGCGGCAAGTTGCCGGTGAAGCAATCAAGCTTCATTGGGCCATGCCGACGCAGGTGCGGCCATACTACGTAG
- a CDS encoding T9SS type A sorting domain-containing protein codes for MRAALLALVLLPLLAAAQSWCPPGATWHFSFGGYLFEGYLQRTYVADTIVGGRNAQRLTDSGHQISTFNGYPVHSIVQRTHFTSLDGDLLLIWIGAAWDTLIRFDAVPGDRWFPPGIGNQPCGALPSGMYEVVDTSTVWLNGTALRSVTLDAVLAGGVLMGTPWFHFTERIGLHQGFRIDPWCLVDGGYEQIRCYSDSTISYQAPTWTAACDLGLAVEERLHDEVDAFPNPGSTHFTLELSPGPHTITLFDATGRVVLQQRTSDTRPVIATEALPDGLYSISVRDEQGGVMGATWVKE; via the coding sequence ATGCGCGCCGCCCTCCTCGCCCTTGTATTGCTCCCCTTGCTGGCCGCCGCCCAGAGCTGGTGCCCGCCGGGGGCGACGTGGCATTTCTCGTTCGGCGGGTATCTGTTCGAGGGTTACTTGCAAAGAACATATGTCGCGGACACTATCGTCGGAGGCAGAAATGCACAACGCCTAACAGATAGTGGCCATCAGATCAGCACCTTCAATGGCTACCCGGTGCACTCTATCGTTCAGCGAACACATTTTACATCGCTGGACGGTGACCTGCTCCTGATCTGGATCGGCGCCGCATGGGATACCCTGATCCGTTTCGACGCGGTGCCCGGTGATCGCTGGTTCCCCCCGGGTATTGGTAACCAACCCTGCGGAGCCCTTCCATCCGGGATGTATGAAGTGGTTGATACCAGTACGGTCTGGCTGAATGGTACCGCCCTGCGCTCCGTCACCCTGGACGCCGTTCTGGCTGGTGGGGTGTTGATGGGTACACCATGGTTTCACTTCACCGAACGTATCGGGCTCCATCAGGGATTCCGGATCGACCCGTGGTGCTTGGTGGACGGTGGTTATGAGCAGATCCGATGCTATTCTGACAGCACCATTTCTTACCAGGCCCCGACATGGACAGCCGCTTGTGACCTTGGCCTGGCAGTGGAGGAGCGCCTCCATGATGAGGTCGATGCCTTCCCCAACCCAGGCAGCACCCACTTCACCCTTGAGCTTTCCCCCGGCCCACACACCATCACCCTCTTCGATGCCACGGGCCGTGTGGTGCTGCAACAACGCACCTCCGATACCCGTCCGGTGATCGCCACGGAAGCGCTGCCCGACGGGCTCTACAGCATCTCGGTGCGTGATGAGCAGGGCGGGGTGATGGGCGCGACGTGGGTGAAGGAATAG
- the cadA gene encoding cadmium-translocating P-type ATPase, protein MSTHHSLAARSTWRTYLPAIVSFILLLSGIAIDQLAPQLWQQAWWRFAWYLAAYLPVGWPVLVNAVRTIAKGAVFSEFFLMSLATIGAFYIGEYPEGVAVMLFYAVGELFQNAAVDRAKRNIQALLDVRPDTANVLRDGIPVETPAAEVKVGDILRIRVGDRVPLDGKLLSDQASFDTAALTGESVPRTIVKEAPVLAGMIATDKVVDMEVTKPFGESSLARILDLVQNAAKSKSPTELFIRRFARIYTPIVVALAVGIVLVPMLIVEPYVFNTWLYRALIFLVISCPCALVISIPLGYFGGIGAASRKGILLKGGNYLDVLTKVNTIVMDKTGTLTEGVFAVQEVKPATDITEDRLLGVIKAMETHSTHPIAQAVLKHPQGDVVGDATNVEEISAHGMRGIVEGKEVLVGNTRLLKKFNVAYPAEVDAVEDTIVVCAIGGAYAGYLTVADRIKADAKETIGLLRAQGIRDIVILSGDKTAITHRVAAALGITKAFGDLLPEDKVTKLQEAKKDPTAVVAFVGDGINDAPVLALSDVGIAMGGLGSDVAIETADVVLQNDKPSSIAEAIRIGKATKRVVTQNIVLAFGVKAIVLVLGAGGLATLWEAVFADVGVALLAILNASRMR, encoded by the coding sequence ATGAGCACCCATCATTCCCTCGCTGCTCGTTCCACCTGGCGGACCTACCTGCCTGCTATTGTTTCGTTCATCCTGCTCCTCAGCGGCATCGCCATCGACCAGCTGGCACCGCAGCTCTGGCAACAGGCATGGTGGCGTTTCGCCTGGTACTTGGCCGCGTACCTGCCGGTAGGCTGGCCGGTGCTGGTGAATGCGGTACGTACCATCGCGAAGGGCGCGGTCTTCAGCGAGTTCTTCCTGATGAGTTTGGCCACCATCGGCGCGTTCTACATCGGCGAGTACCCCGAGGGCGTGGCGGTGATGCTGTTCTATGCCGTGGGTGAACTGTTCCAGAACGCCGCCGTTGATCGGGCCAAGCGCAATATCCAGGCCTTGCTGGATGTACGTCCGGATACCGCGAACGTGCTGCGCGACGGCATCCCGGTGGAAACGCCCGCTGCTGAGGTGAAGGTCGGTGACATCCTCCGCATCCGCGTGGGCGATCGCGTGCCGTTGGACGGTAAGCTCCTCAGCGACCAGGCCTCCTTCGATACTGCGGCCCTTACCGGTGAAAGCGTGCCGCGTACCATCGTGAAGGAAGCACCGGTGCTCGCGGGCATGATCGCCACGGACAAGGTGGTGGATATGGAAGTGACCAAGCCCTTCGGCGAAAGCAGCCTCGCACGCATCCTCGACCTTGTGCAGAACGCGGCGAAAAGCAAGTCGCCTACGGAGCTCTTCATCCGCCGCTTCGCGCGCATCTACACGCCCATCGTGGTGGCGCTGGCCGTGGGCATCGTGCTGGTGCCCATGCTCATCGTGGAACCTTACGTTTTCAATACATGGCTTTATCGCGCGCTCATCTTCCTGGTGATCTCGTGCCCTTGCGCGCTGGTCATCAGTATTCCGCTGGGTTATTTTGGTGGCATCGGCGCGGCCAGCCGAAAAGGCATCTTGCTCAAGGGCGGCAATTATCTGGACGTGCTCACCAAGGTGAACACCATCGTGATGGACAAGACCGGCACGCTCACCGAAGGCGTGTTCGCCGTGCAGGAGGTGAAGCCAGCTACGGACATCACCGAAGACCGTTTGCTGGGTGTGATCAAAGCGATGGAGACGCACAGCACGCACCCCATTGCGCAGGCGGTACTGAAACATCCGCAGGGCGATGTGGTGGGCGATGCGACGAACGTGGAAGAGATCAGTGCGCATGGCATGCGTGGCATCGTGGAAGGCAAGGAGGTGCTCGTGGGCAACACGCGCTTGCTGAAGAAGTTCAACGTGGCCTATCCAGCAGAAGTGGATGCTGTGGAAGACACCATCGTAGTCTGCGCCATCGGCGGTGCATACGCGGGTTACCTCACCGTGGCCGACAGGATCAAGGCCGATGCGAAGGAGACGATCGGCCTGCTGAGGGCCCAAGGCATCCGGGATATCGTGATACTCAGCGGCGACAAGACGGCCATAACCCACCGCGTGGCTGCTGCACTTGGCATAACCAAAGCCTTCGGCGATCTGCTACCCGAGGACAAGGTGACCAAATTGCAAGAAGCGAAGAAGGACCCCACCGCCGTGGTCGCCTTCGTGGGCGACGGCATCAACGACGCACCCGTGTTGGCCCTCAGCGATGTGGGGATCGCCATGGGGGGCTTGGGCAGCGATGTGGCGATCGAGACCGCCGACGTGGTCCTCCAGAACGACAAGCCCAGCAGCATCGCCGAGGCCATCCGCATCGGCAAGGCCACCAAGCGGGTGGTCACGCAGAATATCGTGCTCGCCTTTGGAGTGAAGGCCATCGTGCTGGTGCTTGGCGCGGGAGGTTTGGCCACGCTTTGGGAAGCCGTGTTCGCGGATGTGGGCGTGGCGCTGTTGGCGATCCTGAACGCGAGCAGGATGCGGTGA
- a CDS encoding efflux RND transporter periplasmic adaptor subunit codes for MKTQPINSALQRMPNTLFLLLLTIALAACGGGAASGEEEGHGHGEEEGHGGGSTVTVSPQQFAAIEGKLGKVEMKDLTTALKAVGFLKVPPQNVADITVAMGGTVREVLVQEGDHVNKGQVLATVTDPSIIQLQRDYLDAKARLVYAETELERQTELARANVSAQKTLQQVTAEHASLRASVNAHAEQLRLINIDPEKLTANALRSAAGIVSPIDGTVAHIAVNVGSKVSNDATMFRVVNNSKLHVDLFLYEQDIASVKVGQTIDLSLTNLPGKNYTAVVFAIGSAFERETKTIPVHAEITGDKVGLIDGMGVTGRISVGNATTTAVLTEAIVNMEGKDYVFIRTEGEEEHGHGHDEEPAHKEEPAHKHTEGEAHDHAKENKATHAQGEVHEHDHSDEHAHEAATGSMSFQRIEVKRGTTDGAYTAVTFLQPVDPDAEVVTGGAYYLIAMMNTSEGHEH; via the coding sequence ATGAAAACGCAACCGATCAACAGCGCTCTTCAGCGCATGCCGAATACGCTCTTTCTGCTCCTGCTCACCATCGCACTGGCCGCCTGTGGCGGTGGCGCGGCCTCCGGCGAAGAAGAAGGCCATGGCCACGGCGAAGAGGAGGGCCACGGCGGTGGGAGCACCGTCACCGTTTCGCCGCAACAATTCGCCGCCATCGAGGGCAAGCTTGGCAAGGTGGAGATGAAGGACCTCACCACCGCCCTCAAGGCCGTCGGCTTTTTGAAAGTGCCGCCGCAGAACGTCGCCGACATCACCGTGGCCATGGGAGGCACCGTGCGCGAAGTGCTGGTGCAGGAAGGCGACCATGTGAACAAGGGGCAGGTGCTCGCTACGGTCACCGACCCTTCGATCATCCAACTGCAACGCGACTACCTCGATGCGAAAGCACGACTGGTGTACGCCGAAACGGAATTGGAACGCCAGACCGAACTGGCCCGCGCCAACGTGAGCGCGCAGAAGACCCTGCAACAGGTCACGGCGGAACACGCCTCCTTGCGGGCCAGCGTGAACGCCCATGCCGAGCAGTTGCGCCTGATCAACATCGACCCCGAGAAGCTCACTGCCAATGCACTGCGCTCAGCCGCGGGCATCGTAAGCCCCATCGATGGCACCGTGGCGCACATCGCGGTGAACGTGGGAAGCAAGGTGAGCAACGATGCCACAATGTTCCGCGTGGTGAACAACAGCAAGCTCCACGTGGACCTCTTCCTCTACGAACAGGACATCGCCTCCGTGAAGGTGGGCCAGACCATCGACCTCAGCCTCACCAACCTGCCGGGCAAGAACTACACGGCCGTGGTCTTCGCCATCGGCAGTGCCTTCGAACGCGAGACGAAGACGATCCCGGTGCACGCGGAGATCACCGGCGACAAAGTGGGCCTGATCGACGGCATGGGCGTTACCGGGCGCATCAGCGTAGGCAACGCCACCACCACCGCCGTGCTCACCGAGGCCATCGTGAACATGGAAGGCAAGGACTACGTGTTCATCAGGACCGAAGGTGAAGAGGAGCATGGGCACGGGCATGATGAAGAGCCCGCGCACAAGGAGGAACCGGCGCACAAACACACCGAAGGGGAAGCACACGATCACGCGAAGGAGAACAAGGCAACCCATGCACAAGGTGAGGTGCACGAACATGACCATAGCGATGAACATGCGCACGAGGCCGCAACCGGCAGCATGAGCTTCCAACGCATCGAAGTGAAGCGTGGAACGACCGATGGCGCGTACACAGCAGTAACCTTCCTGCAACCGGTGGACCCGGACGCCGAAGTGGTGACCGGTGGCGCCTACTACCTGATCGCGATGATGAACACGAGTGAAGGACACGAGCATTAA
- a CDS encoding DUF3703 domain-containing protein, which translates to MKLHWAMPTQVRPYYVAELRKSEEARTLGDLQLEWHHLERAHILGQRWPLEHNAVHWRMLKFGFRTKNMREIIGQLPRLVFGGVKSFVGTVPIGNTGGANVPALKPLALPDDLAAILNDTFAV; encoded by the coding sequence ATCAAGCTTCATTGGGCCATGCCGACGCAGGTGCGGCCATACTACGTAGCAGAGTTGCGCAAGAGCGAAGAGGCTCGCACGCTCGGCGATCTGCAACTCGAATGGCACCATCTCGAGCGGGCCCATATTCTCGGCCAGCGTTGGCCCTTGGAGCACAACGCGGTGCATTGGCGCATGCTGAAGTTCGGGTTCCGTACCAAGAACATGCGCGAGATCATCGGACAGTTGCCGCGTCTGGTCTTCGGTGGGGTGAAGAGCTTCGTGGGCACGGTGCCGATCGGGAATACGGGCGGAGCGAATGTGCCGGCGCTGAAGCCGCTGGCGTTACCAGACGACCTAGCAGCGATACTCAATGACACCTTTGCCGTGTGA
- a CDS encoding bifunctional GNAT family N-acetyltransferase/carbon-nitrogen hydrolase family protein, with protein sequence MPKDIRIRLRHLKLEDFQHLREAMVQAYPDMAGSIWREDHIRSLIARFPEGQFCVTVNGKVVASALSIIVDYDLYGDNHTYRQITGNYTFSTHDPSGDVLYGIDVFVHPEYRGMRLARRMYEARKELCERLNLKSIIAGGRIPNYAKYADQLSPRAYIEKVKLKELYDPTLSFQLSNDFHVLKVMKGYLEGDSSSREYATLLEWNNIYHDQRPKIAGRANDVVRLGLVQWQMRPMANFDALCDQAEFFVDAISSYQADFCLFPELFNAPLLAEYNHLDEARAMRGLARHTEPLRQKFVDLAISYNVNIITGSMPMLDGEHLKNVGFLCRRDGTWKKFEKVHITPNEVQYWGMVGGDEVRVFDTDCGKVGILICYDVEFPELSRLLALQGMQILFVPFLTDTQNGYMRVRRCAQARAIENECYVAIAGSVGNLPKVENMDIQFAQSAVFTPSDFAFPTNGIKSEATPNTEMTLIVDVDRDLLKELNAHGSVRIMRDRRTDLYEVKLLKNDSANGIPAKAKRGTRTGDRT encoded by the coding sequence ATGCCCAAGGACATCCGCATACGCCTTCGCCACCTGAAACTCGAGGATTTCCAGCACCTGCGCGAGGCCATGGTGCAGGCCTATCCGGACATGGCCGGGTCCATCTGGCGGGAAGACCACATCCGCAGCCTCATCGCCCGGTTCCCCGAAGGGCAGTTCTGCGTCACGGTGAACGGCAAGGTGGTGGCCTCCGCGCTCTCCATCATCGTGGACTATGACCTGTACGGCGACAACCATACCTACCGCCAGATCACGGGCAACTACACGTTCAGCACCCACGACCCGTCCGGCGATGTGCTTTATGGCATCGACGTGTTCGTGCATCCCGAGTATCGCGGCATGCGGCTGGCCCGGCGGATGTACGAGGCGCGCAAGGAGCTGTGCGAACGGCTCAACCTGAAGTCCATCATCGCCGGAGGGCGCATCCCCAACTATGCGAAGTATGCGGATCAGCTGAGCCCGCGTGCGTACATCGAGAAGGTGAAGCTCAAGGAACTGTACGACCCCACCTTGTCGTTCCAACTGAGCAACGACTTCCACGTGCTGAAGGTGATGAAGGGCTATCTGGAGGGCGACAGCAGCTCACGCGAGTACGCCACCCTGCTGGAATGGAACAACATCTACCACGACCAGCGCCCGAAGATCGCGGGACGGGCCAATGATGTGGTGCGCCTGGGCCTGGTCCAATGGCAGATGCGGCCCATGGCGAACTTCGATGCCCTCTGTGACCAGGCGGAGTTCTTCGTGGATGCGATCAGCAGCTACCAGGCCGACTTCTGCCTCTTCCCCGAGCTGTTCAATGCCCCGCTCCTCGCGGAGTACAACCACCTGGACGAGGCCCGGGCCATGCGTGGACTGGCGCGCCACACCGAGCCGCTGCGACAGAAGTTCGTGGACCTCGCCATCAGCTACAACGTGAACATCATCACCGGGTCCATGCCGATGCTGGACGGCGAGCACCTGAAGAACGTGGGCTTCCTGTGCAGGCGCGACGGCACCTGGAAGAAGTTCGAGAAGGTGCACATCACCCCGAACGAAGTGCAGTACTGGGGCATGGTGGGTGGCGATGAGGTGCGCGTGTTCGACACCGACTGCGGCAAGGTGGGCATCCTCATCTGCTACGATGTGGAGTTCCCCGAGCTCTCGCGCCTGCTGGCCCTGCAGGGCATGCAGATCCTCTTCGTGCCCTTCCTCACCGACACACAGAACGGCTACATGCGTGTGCGGCGCTGCGCACAGGCCCGTGCCATCGAGAACGAATGCTACGTCGCCATCGCCGGCAGCGTGGGCAACCTGCCCAAAGTGGAGAACATGGACATCCAGTTCGCGCAGAGCGCCGTGTTCACGCCGAGCGACTTCGCCTTCCCCACCAACGGCATCAAGAGCGAGGCCACGCCGAACACGGAGATGACGCTCATCGTGGACGTGGACCGCGACCTGCTGAAGGAGCTCAACGCGCATGGCAGCGTGCGTATCATGCGCGACCGCCGCACCGATCTCTACGAGGTGAAGCTGCTGAAGAACGACTCCGCGAACGGCATCCCTGCGAAGGCGAAGCGCGGCACCAGGACGGGCGACAGGACCTGA
- a CDS encoding methylmalonyl-CoA mutase family protein, with protein MSTFVQAAPYVPKNKIRVVTAASLFDGHDAAINIMRRIIQSTGAEVIHLGHDRSVEDVVNTAIQEDAHAIAMTSYQGGHTEYFKYMFDLLKEKGAGHIKIFGGGGGTILPSEIEELHAYGITRIYHPDDGRAMGLQGMINDMLEKADFDLSNKVNGEAKKLSPQNWPAIAKLISTAENHPEVFGKIADEIHKKAEASKAPVLGITGTGGAGKSSMVDELIRRFILDQPTKTIGVISVDPSKRKTGGALLGDRIRMNSIRGERVYMRSLATRQSNLALSKHVKEAVSILKAAGFDLIILETSGIGQSDTEILDHSDVSLYIMTPEFGAATQLEKIDMLDFADVVAINKFDKRGALDALRDVKKQYKRNHQLWDADDDTLPVVGTIASQFNDPGTNTLYARLMAKIAEKTGVDFKSTFHGMDEMSEKVWIIPPAKSRYLSEISENNRRYDAHVRKQAEIADKLYGLYSAVLTFGGPDLLSGQSAVGSRQSTSGGDQLPTDNWQLPTGSTEVKSLIDKFEELRKDLDPHLWSMLQNWKAEEEKYSGEFYTYQVRGKEIKVPNHTESLSHLKIPKVALPKFKSWGDKVRWAMQENTPGFFPYTAGIYPFKRQGEDPARMFAGEGGPERTNKRFHYVSQGMPAKRLSTAFDSVTLYGHDPGRRPDIYGKVGNSGVSICCLDDAKKLYSGFDLTAPNTSVSMTINGPAPMLLGFFMNAAIDQNCEKYIREHKLEKEVEKKIKERWEKANGEMRMANGKGGSTHSPASIHHSPRPRYHGEVPAGNDGLGLMLLGITGDQVLPADVYAKIKADTLQQVRGTVQADILKEDQAQNTCIFSTEFALRLMGDVQQYFIDQKVRNFYSVSISGYHIAEAGANPISQLAFTLANGFTYVEYYLSRGMDINAFAPNLSFFFSNGMDPEYAVMGRVARRLWAKALKHRYGADERSQMLKYHIQTSGRSLHAQEIDFNDIRTTLQALYAIYDNCNSLHTNAYDEAITTPTEESVRRAMAIQLIINKELGLAKNENPLQGSFIIEELTDLVEEAVLTEFDRITERGGVLGAMETMYQRSRIQEESLYYETLKHTGEYPIIGVNTFLSSKGSPTVLPKEVIRATEEEKEAQIATVENLRAAYSAEAAKAIKDLQQAAIRNENMFAVLMEATKYCSLGQLTAAMFEVGGQYRRNM; from the coding sequence ATGTCCACCTTCGTCCAAGCCGCCCCCTACGTCCCCAAGAACAAGATCCGCGTCGTTACCGCCGCCTCGCTGTTCGACGGCCACGATGCCGCCATCAACATCATGCGGCGCATCATCCAGAGCACCGGCGCTGAGGTGATCCACCTGGGCCACGACCGCAGCGTGGAGGATGTGGTGAACACCGCGATCCAGGAGGATGCCCACGCCATCGCCATGACCAGCTACCAGGGCGGGCACACCGAGTACTTCAAGTACATGTTCGACCTGCTGAAGGAGAAGGGCGCGGGGCACATCAAGATCTTCGGCGGGGGCGGCGGCACCATCCTGCCCAGCGAGATCGAGGAGCTGCATGCCTACGGCATCACGCGCATCTACCACCCCGATGACGGCCGTGCGATGGGCCTGCAGGGCATGATCAACGACATGCTGGAGAAGGCCGACTTCGACCTGAGCAACAAGGTCAATGGGGAGGCCAAGAAGTTGAGCCCTCAGAACTGGCCGGCCATCGCCAAGCTGATCAGCACGGCGGAGAACCACCCCGAGGTGTTCGGCAAGATCGCCGACGAGATCCACAAGAAGGCCGAGGCGAGCAAGGCCCCGGTGCTGGGCATTACAGGCACGGGCGGTGCGGGGAAATCATCCATGGTGGACGAGCTCATCCGCCGCTTCATCCTGGACCAGCCGACCAAGACCATCGGCGTGATCAGCGTGGACCCGAGCAAGCGCAAGACCGGCGGTGCGCTGCTGGGCGACCGCATCCGCATGAACAGCATCCGCGGGGAGCGCGTGTACATGCGCAGCCTCGCTACGCGCCAGAGCAACCTCGCGCTGAGCAAGCACGTGAAGGAGGCCGTGAGCATCCTGAAGGCCGCGGGCTTCGACCTGATCATCCTGGAGACCAGCGGCATCGGCCAGAGCGATACCGAGATCCTGGACCACAGCGACGTGAGCCTCTACATCATGACGCCGGAGTTCGGCGCGGCCACGCAGCTGGAGAAGATCGACATGCTCGACTTCGCCGACGTAGTGGCCATCAACAAGTTCGACAAGCGCGGCGCCCTCGATGCCCTGCGCGACGTGAAGAAGCAGTACAAGCGCAACCACCAGCTGTGGGACGCCGACGATGACACGCTCCCCGTGGTGGGCACCATCGCCAGCCAGTTCAACGACCCCGGCACCAACACGCTCTACGCCCGCTTGATGGCCAAGATCGCCGAGAAGACGGGCGTGGACTTCAAGAGCACCTTCCACGGGATGGACGAGATGAGCGAGAAGGTGTGGATCATCCCCCCCGCCAAGAGCCGCTACCTGAGCGAGATCAGCGAGAACAACCGCCGCTACGATGCCCACGTGCGCAAGCAGGCGGAGATCGCGGACAAGTTGTATGGGCTGTACAGTGCGGTGTTGACCTTCGGGGGACCGGACTTGCTCAGTGGGCAGTCAGCAGTTGGCAGTAGGCAGTCCACCAGCGGTGGTGATCAACTGCCTACTGACAACTGGCAACTGCCGACCGGTTCCACCGAAGTGAAGAGCTTGATCGATAAGTTCGAAGAGCTGCGCAAGGATCTGGATCCCCACCTCTGGTCCATGCTCCAGAACTGGAAGGCCGAGGAGGAGAAGTACAGCGGCGAGTTCTACACCTACCAGGTGCGCGGCAAGGAGATCAAGGTGCCGAACCACACCGAGAGCCTCAGTCACCTGAAGATCCCGAAGGTGGCGCTGCCGAAGTTCAAGAGCTGGGGCGACAAGGTGCGCTGGGCCATGCAGGAGAACACGCCGGGCTTCTTCCCCTACACCGCGGGCATCTACCCCTTCAAGCGCCAGGGCGAGGACCCCGCGCGGATGTTCGCCGGCGAGGGCGGACCCGAGCGCACCAACAAGCGCTTCCACTACGTGAGCCAGGGTATGCCGGCCAAGCGCCTCAGCACCGCCTTCGATAGCGTAACACTCTACGGCCACGACCCCGGCCGCCGTCCGGACATCTACGGCAAGGTGGGCAACAGCGGGGTGAGCATCTGCTGCCTCGATGATGCCAAGAAGCTCTACAGCGGCTTCGACCTCACCGCGCCCAACACCAGCGTGAGCATGACCATCAACGGTCCCGCGCCCATGCTGCTCGGCTTCTTCATGAACGCCGCGATCGACCAGAACTGCGAGAAGTATATCCGCGAGCACAAGCTGGAGAAGGAGGTTGAGAAGAAGATCAAGGAGAGGTGGGAGAAGGCGAATGGTGAAATGCGAATGGCGAATGGGAAAGGCGGATCCACCCATTCACCAGCTTCCATTCACCATTCACCTCGACCACGTTACCACGGAGAAGTACCTGCTGGAAATGATGGACTGGGATTGATGCTCCTCGGCATCACCGGCGACCAGGTACTCCCCGCCGACGTCTACGCCAAGATCAAGGCCGACACGCTCCAGCAGGTCCGCGGCACCGTGCAGGCCGACATCCTCAAGGAGGACCAGGCGCAGAACACCTGCATCTTCAGCACCGAGTTCGCGCTGCGCTTGATGGGCGACGTGCAGCAGTACTTCATCGACCAGAAGGTTCGCAACTTCTACAGCGTCAGCATCAGCGGCTACCACATCGCGGAGGCCGGCGCCAACCCCATCTCGCAGCTCGCCTTCACCCTGGCCAATGGCTTCACCTACGTGGAGTACTACCTCAGCCGGGGCATGGACATCAACGCCTTCGCGCCCAACCTGAGCTTCTTCTTCAGCAACGGCATGGACCCCGAGTACGCCGTGATGGGCCGCGTGGCGCGCCGCCTCTGGGCCAAGGCCCTCAAGCATCGCTACGGCGCCGACGAGCGCAGCCAGATGCTGAAGTACCACATCCAGACCAGCGGTCGCAGCCTCCACGCGCAGGAGATCGACTTCAACGACATCCGCACCACGTTGCAGGCGCTGTATGCCATTTACGACAACTGCAACAGCCTGCACACCAACGCCTACGACGAGGCCATCACCACGCCCACCGAGGAAAGCGTGCGCCGCGCCATGGCCATCCAGCTCATCATCAACAAGGAGCTCGGCCTGGCCAAGAATGAGAACCCGCTCCAAGGCTCCTTCATCATCGAAGAGCTCACCGACCTGGTGGAAGAAGCCGTGCTCACCGAGTTCGACCGGATCACGGAGCGCGGTGGTGTCTTGGGAGCGATGGAAACGATGTACCAACGCAGCAGGATCCAAGAAGAGAGCTTGTACTACGAGACCCTCAAGCACACGGGCGAATACCCGATCATCGGCGTGAACACCTTCCTCAGCAGCAAGGGCTCACCGACGGTATTGCCCAAGGAGGTGATCCGCGCCACCGAGGAAGAGAAGGAAGCGCAGATTGCGACGGTGGAGAACCTACGCGCGGCCTACAGCGCGGAAGCGGCGAAGGCGATCAAGGACCTGCAGCAAGCGGCCATCCGGAACGAGAACATGTTCGCCGTGCTGATGGAGGCGACGAAGTATTGCTCGCTCGGGCAGTTGACTGCGGCGATGTTCGAGGTGGGGGGGCAGTATCGGCGGAATATGTGA